Proteins co-encoded in one Nicotiana sylvestris chromosome 7, ASM39365v2, whole genome shotgun sequence genomic window:
- the LOC104240119 gene encoding ethylene-responsive transcription factor ERF024-like, which produces MATYGGSNTNIGGSATAPDNYSGRHPVYRGIRRRKSSGKWVSEIREPRSPNRIWLGTFPTAEMAAVAYDVAAIALKGRDTDLNFPNSAASLPVPATSSPRDIQAAAASAAAAVGAAGDALLARREVHDQKSKLVSENLGFENNYEFMDEDLIFDMPNVLVNMAEGMLLSPPRFNLPDEDFAAAAEYTAYQNLWNYP; this is translated from the coding sequence ATGGCGACTTATGGTGGAAGCAATACTAATATCGGGGGCAGTGCTACTGCCCCGGATAATTATTCGGGGCGTCATCCTGTTTATCGAGGAATAAGGCGAAGAAAGAGTAGCGGAAAATGGGTGTCAGAAATTCGGGAGCCACGATCACCTAACAGAATCTGGCTCGGCACGTTTCCCACAGCTGAAATGGCAGCGGTGGCTTATGACGTGGCAGCAATCGCGCTTAAAGGTCGTGATACTGACCTTAATTTCCCGAATTCAGCTGCCTCTTTACCTGTTCCTGCCACGAGCTCGCCTCGTGATATTCAGGCAGCTGCAGCCAGTGCAGCTGCAGCTGTAGGGGCAGCTGGAGACGCGTTATTAGCACGTAGAGAAGTACATGATCAGAAGAGTAAATTGGTTTCGGAGAATTTAGGGTTTGAGAATAATTATGAGTTTATGGATGAGGATTTGATATTTGATATGCCTAATGTTCTTGTAAATATGGCTGAAGGGATGTTACTTAGTCCACCGCGGTTTAATCTACCTGATGAGGACTTTGCTGCTGCTGCTGAATATACTGCGTACCAGAATTTGTGGAATTATCCCTAA